A window from Argopecten irradians isolate NY chromosome 3, Ai_NY, whole genome shotgun sequence encodes these proteins:
- the LOC138319550 gene encoding helix-loop-helix protein 1-like, translating into MEEDDSVNIEDLNNKKKELETIRGTMKDYKEELQDQHQHHLNLLPFSSMENGKISDCDSADECFYPNNELCGGKIRKSGNQENSSLSREERRRRRRATQKYRTAHATRERIRVEAFNVSFAELRKLLPTLPPDKKLSKIEILRLAICYISYLNHVLDLS; encoded by the exons ATGGAGGAAGATGATTCGGTTAATATAGAAGATTTgaataataagaaaaaagaaTTGGAGACTATAAG AGGTACCATGAAAGACTACAAAGAGGAGCTACAGGATCAACATCAACACCATCTAAATCTACTTCCGTTTTCAAGCATGGAAAACGGCAAAATAAGTGACTGTGATTCAGCTGACGAGTGTTTCTACCCTAATAATGAATTATGTGGAGGGAAAATACGAAAATCCGGAAACCAAGAAAACAGCTCCCTCTCACGGGAAGAACGAAGAAGACGACGAAGGGCAACACAAAAATACCGCACTGCGCATGCCACCAGAGAACGAATACGTGTGGAAGCATTCAATGTTTCGTTTGCCGAACTTCGTAAACTGTTGCCAACGTTACCTCCTGATAAAAAATTATCGAAAATCGAGATATTGAGGTTAGCTATATGCTACATCTCATATCTCAATCACGTACTCGACTTAAGTTGA